The following coding sequences lie in one Kamptonema formosum PCC 6407 genomic window:
- a CDS encoding elongation factor G, with amino-acid sequence MNEKVISTARNVAIVGPYLSGKTTLLESLLSVMGAISRKGSVKDGNTVGDSSAEARDRKMSVEVNAASAEYEGVRFTFLDCPGSIEFAQETLNALMGVDAAVIVCEGVSQRILTLAPLFKFLDDWEIPHLVFINKMDRTCTDETSCGSNFTEVLNALKSVSSRPVIPHQYPIAKGEAIVGFIDLVTEQAYHYHPGAPADPVPMPVELKEQEYAARQEMLEELANFDDHLLEELLEEINPDAEEITQDLKMELGADLIVPVFIGVAEQDFGVRPLLQALLREAPVPEMTAQRRGLTQGANAPLAQVLKIYYTPQGGKLSLVRIWQGTLNDGTVLNGVRVGGLYRLMGLQTQPLTAAGAGEIVALGRLEGVKAGEAIALGSQRVELPKAERLSPVYALAIAPEKRNDEVKMSAALAKLMEEDCSLVWEQHGDTHEIILWGQGEIHLKVALDRLRRKYNLPMVTHLPQVPYKETIRKSAASVHGRYKHQSGGHGQFGDVYLDIKPLPRGEGFNFNETIVGGAVPKQYIPGVETGVREYLVHGPLGFPVVDVEVTLTNGSYHSVDSSEQAFKQAARLAMQEGMAKCDSALLEPVASVEIVAPSEFTSKLLQLVSGRRGQILGYEAKSDWKGWDRVSAYLPVAQMQDLIVELRSQTMGVGFFSWEFDHLQEVPEPLVKRVLATAAGNGKS; translated from the coding sequence ATGAACGAAAAAGTCATTTCTACCGCTCGGAACGTTGCCATAGTTGGCCCCTATCTCAGCGGCAAAACCACGCTACTAGAAAGTTTGCTGTCGGTGATGGGGGCAATTTCCCGTAAAGGTAGTGTTAAGGATGGTAATACAGTTGGGGACAGTTCTGCTGAGGCGCGCGATCGCAAAATGAGCGTAGAAGTCAACGCCGCCAGCGCAGAATACGAAGGCGTGCGCTTCACATTTCTTGACTGTCCGGGATCGATAGAATTTGCTCAAGAAACGCTGAATGCGCTGATGGGAGTGGATGCGGCTGTAATTGTTTGTGAAGGAGTCAGCCAACGTATTCTCACCCTAGCTCCGCTGTTTAAATTTCTGGATGACTGGGAAATTCCGCATTTAGTTTTCATCAATAAAATGGATCGGACTTGTACAGATGAGACTAGCTGCGGCTCTAATTTTACAGAGGTACTCAATGCCTTAAAATCGGTTTCTAGCCGCCCCGTGATTCCGCATCAATATCCGATCGCAAAAGGTGAAGCGATCGTTGGCTTTATAGATTTAGTCACAGAACAAGCTTATCATTACCATCCCGGCGCACCCGCTGACCCCGTGCCAATGCCGGTAGAACTTAAGGAGCAAGAGTACGCTGCACGGCAGGAAATGCTGGAGGAATTGGCGAATTTTGACGACCATTTACTGGAAGAATTGCTAGAAGAAATTAACCCCGATGCTGAAGAAATTACCCAAGATTTAAAGATGGAATTGGGGGCGGATTTGATTGTGCCGGTGTTTATTGGCGTTGCAGAGCAAGATTTTGGGGTGCGGCCGTTGCTACAAGCCTTGCTGCGGGAAGCTCCGGTACCGGAAATGACGGCCCAGCGGCGGGGATTGACGCAAGGTGCGAACGCGCCTTTGGCTCAAGTGCTGAAAATATATTATACACCCCAGGGCGGTAAGTTATCGCTAGTGCGAATTTGGCAAGGGACGCTAAATGATGGGACGGTTTTGAACGGGGTGCGGGTTGGTGGTTTGTATCGGTTGATGGGGTTGCAAACGCAGCCTTTGACGGCGGCGGGTGCGGGTGAGATTGTGGCTTTGGGACGGTTGGAAGGGGTGAAAGCTGGGGAGGCGATCGCGTTGGGCAGTCAGCGGGTAGAATTGCCGAAGGCTGAGCGGTTGTCGCCAGTGTATGCGTTGGCGATCGCGCCAGAAAAGCGCAACGATGAAGTCAAGATGAGCGCTGCTTTGGCGAAGTTGATGGAGGAAGATTGCTCTCTGGTGTGGGAGCAGCACGGGGATACTCACGAAATTATACTTTGGGGACAAGGTGAGATTCATCTCAAAGTTGCCCTGGATCGGCTGCGGCGGAAGTATAATTTGCCGATGGTAACTCACTTACCACAAGTACCTTATAAGGAGACGATTCGCAAGTCGGCGGCCTCTGTACACGGGCGTTACAAGCACCAAAGTGGGGGTCATGGCCAGTTTGGCGATGTATATTTGGACATTAAACCGCTACCGCGTGGGGAGGGTTTTAATTTCAATGAAACGATTGTGGGTGGTGCTGTACCGAAACAATATATACCGGGGGTTGAGACTGGGGTGCGAGAGTATTTGGTACATGGCCCCTTGGGTTTCCCGGTGGTGGATGTGGAGGTGACGCTGACGAATGGATCTTACCATTCGGTGGACAGTTCGGAACAGGCGTTTAAGCAGGCGGCGCGTTTGGCGATGCAGGAGGGGATGGCGAAGTGCGATTCCGCTTTGTTGGAACCAGTCGCATCTGTGGAGATTGTTGCTCCCAGTGAGTTTACCTCTAAGCTGTTGCAGTTGGTAAGCGGCCGTCGCGGTCAAATTTTGGGTTATGAAGCGAAGTCTGACTGGAAGGGATGGGATCGGGTTTCGGCTTATTTGCCGGTGGCGCAGATGCAGGATTTGATTGTAGAGTTGCGATCGCAGACGATGGGGGTTGGGTTTTTTAGTTGGGAGTTTGACCATTTGCAGGAAGTGCCGGAACCTTTGGTAAAGCGGGTTTTGGCGACTGCTGCTGGGAATGGTAAGAGTTAG
- a CDS encoding HEPN domain-containing protein has product MRFNWSEYFNLAQELAAISSTNSAANQEAKLRSAVSRAYYAVFCLARNYLRDVEQDPRLSSNKTYDINDHQYVAEEFIFNQLKSQKITEIGRDLTRLRKMRNKADYEDTIFNLQTEVKKALNLAQNIMKTLTELNQKTEL; this is encoded by the coding sequence ATGAGATTTAATTGGTCTGAATATTTTAATTTAGCACAAGAGTTGGCAGCAATTTCTAGCACCAACAGTGCAGCCAACCAAGAAGCAAAATTGCGTTCAGCCGTGAGTAGAGCTTACTACGCGGTGTTTTGCCTAGCACGAAATTACTTACGGGACGTTGAACAAGACCCAAGATTATCTAGCAATAAAACTTATGATATCAACGATCATCAATATGTAGCGGAAGAATTTATTTTCAATCAATTAAAATCTCAGAAAATAACAGAGATAGGCAGAGATTTAACTAGATTAAGAAAAATGAGGAATAAAGCTGATTACGAAGATACTATATTCAACTTACAAACCGAGGTAAAAAAGGCTTTAAACCTTGCTCAAAATATTATGAAAACCTTAACTGAATTAAATCAAAAAACTGAATTATAA